A section of the Ictalurus punctatus breed USDA103 chromosome 8, Coco_2.0, whole genome shotgun sequence genome encodes:
- the LOC108268719 gene encoding uncharacterized protein LOC108268719, whose amino-acid sequence MKVPSRKFSVVWFLNSFKHLDPSTMSFMRMALRWILILSFKIIFSAQAADFNRPSFVSMKSGERVTLNCTFQDEYSKELIVWYKQTFGELPQEVGKITANIDIEMSAEFRSGFKIEKSVNGISLTILQTKKSDEGLYFCGIYTWGNSAISSGTFIAVTGKPDLNVSVFQSGVSDSVPAGASVTLQCSVLSESRSAELQVLWFRAAPPQSHPQIIYTHHNSSHQCESGSSTHTCVYNFSKNILSLSDTGTYYCAVAVCGKIIFGNGTRVQLAMNTFTDQHHKGSDSVVISLAVALAVCVVVIFAQAILNCKKQNSVKLPQGALKVNQARDAVEMNYAALNFSERKTKSGRPKKRQPQDTVYSEVIHTPVT is encoded by the exons ATGAAAGTCCCCAGTAGAAAGTTCTCAGTGGTTTGGTTTCTAAATTCTTTCAAACACCTCGACCCAAGTACCATGTCATTTATGAGGATGGCTCTACGCTGGATTCTTATTTTATCTTTCAAAATAATAT TTTCAGCCCAAGCTGCGGATTTTAACCGACCATCGTTTGTCTCCATGAAGTCTGGAGAACGTGTTACTCTGAACTGCACATTTCAGGATGAATACAGTAAAGAACTTATTGTTTggtacaagcaaacatttggagAGTTGCCACAGGAAGTGGGGAAAATTACAGCAAATATAGACATCGAAATGTCAGCCGAGTTTAGGTCAGGATTTAAAATAGAGAAAAGTGTGAATGGTATTTCTTTGACAATCCTACAGACGAAAAAATCTGATGAAGGACTGTATTTCTGTGGAATATATACCTGGGGCAATTCTGCAATTTCCAGTGGAACATTCATAGCTGTGACAG GTAAACCAGATTTAAACGTCTCAGTGTTCCAGAGCGGCGTGTCGGACTCGGTTCCTGCAGGAGCGTCAGTGACTCTGCAGTGCTCGGTTCTCTCTGAGAGCAGATCAGCAGAACTCCAAGTGCTCTGGTTCAGAGCTGCTCCACCACAATCCCATCCtcaaatcatttacactcatcACAACAGCAGCCATCAGTGTGAGAGCGGctcttctacacacacctgtgtgtacaaCTTCTCCAAGAACATCCTCAGCCTCAGTGATACTGGAACTTACTACTGCGCTGTGGCCGTGTGTGGGAAGATCATTTTTGGGAACGGGACACGAGTACAGTTGGCTATGAATACATTCACCGACCAACATCACA AGGGATCCGATTCTGTAGTGATCTCCCTTGCTGTAGCattggcagtgtgtgtggtcgTGATTTTTGCTCAAGctattttaaactgtaaaaaacaaaactcag TGAAACTTCCACAAGGTGCTCTGAAAGTAAATCAG GCCCGTGATGCCGTGGAGATGAATTATGCTGCCTTAAATTTCAGTGAGAGGAAAACTAAAAGCGGAAGACCCAAAAAAAGACAACCTCAAGATACTGTTTATTCTGAAGTGATACACACTCCTGTTACTTAG
- the LOC108268730 gene encoding uncharacterized protein LOC108268730: protein MQTKFTLSILHGTGEKDVKVSVFQRGMSDSVPAGASVTLQCSVLSESRSAELQVLWFRAAPPQSHPQIIYTHHNSSHQCESGSSTHTCVYNFSKNILSLNDTGTYYCAVSVCGKIIFGNGTRVQLAMNTFTDQHRKGSDSVVVYLAVVVAVCVVVICAQAILYCKKQHSGQCTARLPQGSLMEKAHSQNRDTVELNYAALNIKEKKTKSGRVKRGQPQDTVYSEVLMCPST from the exons ATGCAAACCAAATTTACACTGTCTATATTACACGGAACAGGTGAGAAAGATGTGAAAGTGTCAGTGTTTCAGAGAGGCATGTCGGACTCGGTTCCTGCAGGAGCGTCAGTGACTCTGCAGTGCTCGGTTCTCTCTGAGAGCAGATCAGCAGAACTCCAAGTGCTCTGGTTCAGAGCTGCTCCACCACAATCCCATCCtcaaatcatttacactcatcACAACAGCAGCCATCAGTGTGAGAGCGGctcttctacacacacctgtgtgtacaaCTTCTCCAAGAACATCCTCAGCCTCAATGATACTGGAACTTACTACTGCGCTGTGTCCGTGTGTGGGAAGATCATTTTCGGGAACGGGACACGAGTACAACTGGCTATGAATACATTCACCGACCAACATCGTA AGGGATCTGATTCTGTAGTGGTATACCTTGCTGTAGTGGTAGCGGTGTGTGTAGTAGTGATTTGTGCTCAAGCTATTTTATACTGTAAAAAACAACACTCTGGACAATGCACAG CGAGACTTCCACAAGGTTCACTGATGGAGAAAGCCCACAGTCAG AACCGTGATACTGTGGAGCTGAATTATGCTGCCCTAAAtatcaaagaaaagaaaaccaaaagtgGAAGAGTAAAAAGAGGACAACCGCAAGATACTGTTTATTCCGAAGTGCTAATGTGCCCTAGTacatag